The proteins below come from a single Benincasa hispida cultivar B227 chromosome 4, ASM972705v1, whole genome shotgun sequence genomic window:
- the LOC120075469 gene encoding F-box protein SKIP14, whose amino-acid sequence MTLNFSCRPFFPLHFSEDNLVSPMRIANGYIVEGIPENNAEGCGNPWHLGREVGACFDHGKDICSDSSQDPVSKDILDILPADPFGMDISSTFTAITGWLEDMEVDYAECVRDRGGASETNIELFAGLNFIWNNTLKFQKFPEIKSIDQKPYPMYSCDGCPDGKVTGDVSCCCDFGSICSMDEAFLANDDPPSCGEQQDIECQEQNCTYSEIDGGSPHAALSFALCYLGVQDLLSVGRVCRSLHSVVEGDPLLWRNIRIDQPLNEKITDDILLQLTNRARGNLQSLSLVECPRITDEGLKHVLESNPRLTKLSVPGCTRLSIEGVVSSLRAFKLTSTQGVKHLRIGGLYGVTQEHFEELKLLLGSDCNLTQQNSYKPHIYHRGNFYVSCDDERAIDIEKCPRCQNLRLVYDCPVDGCQGKEHATQACKGCTLCIPRCIQCGRCINESEYVETFCLELLCSDCWKPLLKCQEKQDWRTLTDF is encoded by the exons ATGACTCTTAATTTTTCTTGTCGTCCTTTCTTCCCTTTGCACTTTTCCGAGGACAATTTAGTTTCTCCAATGAGGATTGCCAATGGTTATATTGTCGAGGGAATTCCTGAGAATAATGCCGAAGGCTGTGGAAACCCATGGCATCTTGGCCGGGAGGTGGGTGCTTGTTTTGATCATGGAAAGGATATATGTTCAGATAGCTCACAGGATCCTGTCTCTAAGGACATCCTTGATATTCTGCCTGCGGATCCATTTGGCATGGATATAAGTTCCACCTTTACAGCAATTACAGGATGGCTTGAGGACATGGAAGTGGACTATGCTGAGTGTGTCAGGGACAGGGGTGGTGCTAGCGAAACGAATATCGAGTTATTTGCAGGTCTGAATTTTATTTGGAACAACACTTTGAAGTTCCAGAAGTTCCCTGAGATTAAAAGTATTGATCAGAAACCTTATCCAATGTATAGCTGTGATGGGTGTCCGGATGGGAAGGTAACTGGCGATGTGTCCTGCTGTTGTGATTTTGGATCCATTTGTAGTATGGATGAAGCATTTTTGGCTAATGACGATCCTCCTAGCTGTGGTGAGCAGCAGGATATAGAATGTCAGGAGCAGAATTGCACCTATTCGGAGATAGATGGAGGATCCCCTCATGCAGCCTTAAGCTTTGCACTTTGTTATTTGGGTGTTCAGGATCTACTCTCTGTTGGGAGGGTTTGCAGATCTCTTCATTCAGTGGTAGAGGGCGACCCCCTTTTATGGAGGAACATTCGCATTGATCAACCATTGAATGAGAAGATTACTGATGACATTCTATTGCAATTAACTAATAGGGCTCGAGGTAACCTGCAAAGCTTGAGTCTTGTGGAATGCCCAAGAATTACAGACGAGGGTCTGAAGCATGTGCTTGAAAGCAATCCTAGGCTTACAAAA TTGTCCGTTCCTGGATGTACTAGACTCAGTATTGAAGGTGTTGTTAGCAGCTTGAGGGCTTTCAAGTTGACGAGTACTCAAGGAGTGAAACATCTACGAATTGGTGGATTATATGGGGTGACACAAGAACATTTTGAAGAGTTGAAGTTATTACTGGGAAGTGACTGCAACCTTACGCAGCAAAATTCTTATAAGCCACATATTTATCACAGGGGAAACTTTTATGTGTCTTGTGATGATGAACGTGCTATTGATATTGAAAAATGTCCAAGGTGCCAAAACCTGAGGCTTGTCTATGATTGCCCAGTGGATGGTTGTCAGGGAAAAGAACATGCAACTCAAGCATGTAAAGGATGCACCCTTTGTATACCGCGATGTATCCAATGTGGTCGATGCATTAATGAGAGTGAGTATGTGGAAACATTTTGCTTGGAATTGCTCTGCTCAGATTGCTGGAAGCCATTACTGAAATGTCAAGAGAAACAGGATTGGAGGACGTTGACCGACTTCTAA